In Ochotona princeps isolate mOchPri1 chromosome 21, mOchPri1.hap1, whole genome shotgun sequence, a single genomic region encodes these proteins:
- the TCTA gene encoding T-cell leukemia translocation-altered gene protein isoform X2 has translation MAESWTGQSLQALPATVLSALGALGSEFLREWEAQDMRVTLFKVLLLWLVLSLLGIQLAWGFYGNTVTGLYHRPGEAPREPRSRRPERIHP, from the exons ATGGCGGAGTCTTGGACTGGACAGTCTTTGCAGGCTCTGCCGGCCACGGTGCTGAGCGCTCTGGGCGCCCTGGGCAGCGAGTTCCTGCGGGAGTGGGAGGCTCAGGACATGCGGGTGACCCTCTTCAaagtgctgctgctgtggttggTGTTAAGTCTCCTGGGCATCCAGCTGGCGTGGGGTTTCTACGGGAACACGGTGACCGGGTTGTATCACCGCCCAGGTGAGGCTCCCCGCGAACCTCG GTCTAGGCGGCCAGAACGGATCCACCCCTGA
- the TCTA gene encoding T-cell leukemia translocation-altered gene protein isoform X1 — translation MAESWTGQSLQALPATVLSALGALGSEFLREWEAQDMRVTLFKVLLLWLVLSLLGIQLAWGFYGNTVTGLYHRPGLGGQNGSTPDGSTHFPAWETAANEPLKTHRE, via the exons ATGGCGGAGTCTTGGACTGGACAGTCTTTGCAGGCTCTGCCGGCCACGGTGCTGAGCGCTCTGGGCGCCCTGGGCAGCGAGTTCCTGCGGGAGTGGGAGGCTCAGGACATGCGGGTGACCCTCTTCAaagtgctgctgctgtggttggTGTTAAGTCTCCTGGGCATCCAGCTGGCGTGGGGTTTCTACGGGAACACGGTGACCGGGTTGTATCACCGCCCAG GTCTAGGCGGCCAGAACGGATCCACCCCTGATGGCTCCACACATTTCCCTGCTTG GGAAACGGCAGCCAATGAACCTCTCAAAACCCATAGAGAATAA
- the AMT gene encoding aminomethyltransferase, mitochondrial isoform X2 — translation MQRRAVSTVSLLGLRLQALPSALRRPLSNAQDVLHRTPLYDFHLAHGGKMVAFAGWSLPVQYQDSHTASHLHTRHHCSLFDVSHMLQSKIHGRDRVKLMESLVVGDIAELKPNQAKVRELQNRGSDVGLEVMDNALLALQGPTAAQVLQAGVGHDLRTLPFMTSAVMEVFGVSGCRVTRCGYTGEDGMEISVPAAGAVLLATALLENSEVKLAGLAARDSLRLEAGLCLYGNDIDEHTTPVEGSLSWTLGKRRRATMDFPGAEVIVPQLKGQVQRRRVGLISEGAPVRAHSPILNMEGTKIGAVTSGCPSPCLKKNVAMGYVPCEYSRPGTTLLVEVRRKQQMAMVSKMPFVPTSYYTLK, via the exons ATGCAGCGACGAGCAGTGAGCACGGTGTCCCTTCTGGGCTTGCGCTTGCAGGCGCTCCCCTCAGCTCTGCGTCGTCCACTCAGTAATGCACAG GATGTGCTCCATAGGACGCCACTCTATGACTTTCACCTGGCCCACGGAGGGAAAATGGTGGCATTCGCAGGTTGGAGCCTGCCTGTGCAGTACCAGGACAGTCACACTGCCTCGCATCTGCACACGCGCCACCACTGCTCGCTCTTTGACGTGTCTCATATGCTGCAG AGCAAGATACATGGTCGTGACCGGGTGAAACTGATGGAAAGTCTGGTGGTTGGAGACATTGCAGAACTAAAGCCAAACCAG gCCAAGGTCAGGGAGCTGCAGAACAGGGGCAGTGATGTGGGCCTGGAGGTAATGGATAATGCCCTGCTGGCCCTGCAAG GGCCCACTGCTGCCCAGGTACTGCAGGCTGGCGTGGGACATGACCTGAGGACACTGCCCTTCATGACCAGTGCTGTGATGGAGGTATTTGGAGTATCTGGCTGTCGTGTCACCCGCTGTGGCTACACAGGAGAGGATGGTATGGAG ATCTCAGTGCCTGCAGCAGGGGCAGTCCTCCTGGCGACAGCTCTTCTGGAAAACTCCGAGGTGAAGCTGGCCGGACTGGCAGCCCGAGACAGCTTGCGCCTGGAGGCAGGTCTCTGCCTGTATGGGAATGATATTGATGAACATACTACACCTGTGGAGGGAAGCCTCAGTTGGACATTGG GGAAGCGCCGCCGAGCCACTATGGACTTTCCTGGAGCTGAAGTTATTGTTCCCCAGCTGAAGGGCCAGGTGCAGAGGAGGCGTGTGGGCTTGATAAGTGAGGGGGCCCCTGTGCGGGCACACAGTCCCATCCTGAACATGGAGGGTACCAAGATTG GTGCTGTGACTAGTGGCTGTCCCTCGCCCTGCCTGAAGAAGAATGTGGCCATGGGTTATGTGCCTTGTGAGTACAGCCGGCCAGGAACAACGCTGCTGGTAGAGGTGCGgcggaagcagcagatggctatGGTCAGCAAGATGCCCTTTGTGCCTACAAGTTACTATACCCTCaagtga
- the NICN1 gene encoding nicolin-1, which translates to MSRVLVPCHVKGTVALQVGDVRTSQGRPGVLVIDVTFPSVAPFQLQEITFKNYYTAFLTIRFRQQTSTHGPGRWVTCLRNHCLMPDPHSEEGAQEYVSLFQHQMLCDMDRVVELRLILRQPSPLWLSFTVEELKIYQLGPKSPSMTFPKWLSHPAPCEQPAPLVEGFPDPSSVSSKVQQMWALTEMIRASPSSTRIGRFDVDGCYDLNLLSYT; encoded by the exons ATGTCGCGCGTGTTGGTGCCCTGCCATGTGAAAGGCACCGTAGCCCTGCAGGTGGGTGACGTGCGGACTTCCCAAGGCCGGCCTGGAGTGTTGGTCATCGATGTCACCTTTCCCAGCGTCGCGCCTTTCCAG CTGCAGGAAATCACCTTTAAGAACTACTACACAGCCTTCCTGACCATCCGTTTCCGTCAGCAAACCTCAACACATGGCCCAGGCAGATGGGTGACTTGCCTTCGGAACCATTGCCTGATGCCCGACCCGCACAGTGAGGAGGGAGCCCAGGAGTATGTATCGCTGTTCCAGCACCAG ATGCTTTGCGACATGGACCGAGTGGTGGAGCTGCGCCTGATTCTACGGCAGCCCTCACCACTGTGGCTATCTTTCACTGTGGAGGAGCTGAAGATCTACCAGCTGGGACCAAAA AGCCCCTCCATGACCTTCCCCAAGTGGCTTTCTCACCCTGCACCCTGTGAGCAGCCCGCTCCCCTCGTTGAG GGTTTCCCGGACCCCAGCAGCGTCTCCTCCAAGGTGCAGCAGATGTGGGCGCTGACAGAGATGATTCGGGCCAGTCCCAGCTCCACGAGGATCGGCCGCTTTGAT GTGGATGGCTGTTACGACCTGAACTTGCTTTCCTACACCTGA
- the AMT gene encoding aminomethyltransferase, mitochondrial isoform X1 — MQRRAVSTVSLLGLRLQALPSALRRPLSNAQDVLHRTPLYDFHLAHGGKMVAFAGWSLPVQYQDSHTASHLHTRHHCSLFDVSHMLQSKIHGRDRVKLMESLVVGDIAELKPNQGTLSLFTNEAGGIVDDLIVTNTSEGYLYVVSNAGCRDKDLALMQAKVRELQNRGSDVGLEVMDNALLALQGPTAAQVLQAGVGHDLRTLPFMTSAVMEVFGVSGCRVTRCGYTGEDGMEISVPAAGAVLLATALLENSEVKLAGLAARDSLRLEAGLCLYGNDIDEHTTPVEGSLSWTLGKRRRATMDFPGAEVIVPQLKGQVQRRRVGLISEGAPVRAHSPILNMEGTKIGAVTSGCPSPCLKKNVAMGYVPCEYSRPGTTLLVEVRRKQQMAMVSKMPFVPTSYYTLK, encoded by the exons ATGCAGCGACGAGCAGTGAGCACGGTGTCCCTTCTGGGCTTGCGCTTGCAGGCGCTCCCCTCAGCTCTGCGTCGTCCACTCAGTAATGCACAG GATGTGCTCCATAGGACGCCACTCTATGACTTTCACCTGGCCCACGGAGGGAAAATGGTGGCATTCGCAGGTTGGAGCCTGCCTGTGCAGTACCAGGACAGTCACACTGCCTCGCATCTGCACACGCGCCACCACTGCTCGCTCTTTGACGTGTCTCATATGCTGCAG AGCAAGATACATGGTCGTGACCGGGTGAAACTGATGGAAAGTCTGGTGGTTGGAGACATTGCAGAACTAAAGCCAAACCAG GGGACACTGTCACTGTTTACCAACGAGGCTGGAGGCATTGTAGACGACCTGATTGTGACCAACACTTCTGAGGGATACCTGTATGTGGTATCCAATGCTGGCTGCCGGGATAAGGACCTGGCCCTCATGCAG gCCAAGGTCAGGGAGCTGCAGAACAGGGGCAGTGATGTGGGCCTGGAGGTAATGGATAATGCCCTGCTGGCCCTGCAAG GGCCCACTGCTGCCCAGGTACTGCAGGCTGGCGTGGGACATGACCTGAGGACACTGCCCTTCATGACCAGTGCTGTGATGGAGGTATTTGGAGTATCTGGCTGTCGTGTCACCCGCTGTGGCTACACAGGAGAGGATGGTATGGAG ATCTCAGTGCCTGCAGCAGGGGCAGTCCTCCTGGCGACAGCTCTTCTGGAAAACTCCGAGGTGAAGCTGGCCGGACTGGCAGCCCGAGACAGCTTGCGCCTGGAGGCAGGTCTCTGCCTGTATGGGAATGATATTGATGAACATACTACACCTGTGGAGGGAAGCCTCAGTTGGACATTGG GGAAGCGCCGCCGAGCCACTATGGACTTTCCTGGAGCTGAAGTTATTGTTCCCCAGCTGAAGGGCCAGGTGCAGAGGAGGCGTGTGGGCTTGATAAGTGAGGGGGCCCCTGTGCGGGCACACAGTCCCATCCTGAACATGGAGGGTACCAAGATTG GTGCTGTGACTAGTGGCTGTCCCTCGCCCTGCCTGAAGAAGAATGTGGCCATGGGTTATGTGCCTTGTGAGTACAGCCGGCCAGGAACAACGCTGCTGGTAGAGGTGCGgcggaagcagcagatggctatGGTCAGCAAGATGCCCTTTGTGCCTACAAGTTACTATACCCTCaagtga